The Sparus aurata chromosome 10, fSpaAur1.1, whole genome shotgun sequence genome includes the window AAATGAGTCACTTTGTTTCATGTCAAACCTCTTGCTGATCCAGAAGGAGAGACTGATTTAAACTCAGGACCAGAaggcaagtttgtttttgttcttattttACAAAAATGCTTTCTGCAAATTGACTTAATAATTTCAGGATATGCCCtttaaagtgtttaaaaggTAACTccatcaatttcacacattaaagtatGTTATCATAGCCTACagtggctgcagaggaagcagCAGAAAGTGACCAACACAAGCCTGGTGCAGTATATTTCCTGCTATTTAAAGGGAGCTTTACTCTGATGTTAAGATATTCCTACATagctttcagtcattttaaatgtttccatgtGTGCAGTAATGTCACTGCAGCAAATATCGTGGCATACTTGAAGCAGCAAATCTAAAAGCTACAGCtataaacttgacaggacagagggAAATCTCTAGCTTCTGAAACAAATGTATTCTGActgctctgatggagctcaggatttatcaggaTAATGGGTGCTTTACATGTTTATGTACGGTCAGAAGCTGAGCACCTACCTTTAATACAACCTGATTCGATGCCTCCCATGTTCAGCTCTTTGCTGAATTTGTTTTCAGTCACCAGCAGCATAGCAGAGTTGATGCCATCTTGTCCTCCTGGTTGGACGAGTTACAGTATTCGCTGTTTCCTCTACGTTCCATCTACCATGACCTGGGCCAATGCCGAGGTAATGAGGATGGTTTGAATTGGTGTCTTTGTATGACTTGATATGCAATGAATGATTTGTGTGGCACATCTTTCTGCCCTTGTGTAGAAATATTGTCAGAGTCAGGGTGGAAACCTTGCATCAGTGCACAGCTTTGATGAGCAGCACGTGATTCAGACTATGATACAGAGGCAGACTTCAGGGTATCCTCTCGCATGGCTTGGAGGCTGCGATGCAGCACAGGTATATTACTGATAATACTAAATCTAAAAGTAGATATACAAGAAAAACTTACTGTCAATTGTATTATGTTGATTGAACTCTAATCTTCTAGGAGGGCACCTGGTTCTGGAGCGATGGTACACCCTTTAGTTACAACTACTGGGCTACAGGACAGCCTGATAATAGGGCCAATGCAAACTGTCTCCTGATGAACTTTGGAGGTAAATTTATGTATAGTTTGAAACACTTCTCTCTTAATTCAGCTGTTGTTCTACAAAAAgatatgtcttttgttttgtcagaatGTATATAACGTACATTTGCATATAGAGCAAGTGTGTAAGTGAGCTCCGACCACAAGAGGTCACCAGAATGCCAGCCGCGAATTGAAGAGCTTCAAGCTTTCCTTTTGTGATCGGATCTCTCGGGACACATTTGTTGATCGGGTTGCTCTCAATACCTTTCAGTCTATTGTACAACAAAGACAAGTTGTAGTTGAATCGTTACATTTACATATACTTGGCCTCATTAAATAAATTTTGATTCATTATCAAGTTATGCCTAAATaactccctctttctttttacagATGAGAAGAAATTTGACGATCAGCCTTGCAACTACATAAAGCCGTTTGTCTGCGCCAAAAAGCTGTGACATGTCTTTGGACAGCAGAGACACATACCTATCATGAACACAGAAGATGGGTGCATTATTTAGGATGAttgttttttcttatctttAACACAATTAAAGTTCTCAAGCATTGAAAAAACCCTGTGTGTGAGTCTGACAAACCCTACATtagacatgaacacacataAACCATTCGGTACaaccagtggcgtgcgcagactttttgaagggcaggtgcgaaaagaagggcactttagcgcgcgttttggctcccaagaggacgctttagtgcgcgttttggctcctaagagggcgctttagtgtgcgttttggctcccaagagggcgctttagcgtgcgttttggctcccaagagggcactttagcgcatgttttggctcccaagagggcagtttatcatgttttaaccagccaagggggcagtttagtgtgttttgccaaccaagagggcacttcagcatgCTTTTtgggctctcaggagggcactttagcacgcgttttggctctcaggagggcactttagcgcgcgttttggctctcaggagggcactttagcgcgcgtttttcaacaattgggccacgagggggggcgactgcccccccccctgtgcacatcactgggTACAACACCGTGAGACGAAGGAGAATCTCGAACCAGAAGGAGAGACTGGTTTAAAcattgctcgtagtatcaccagggtctctactcatatACATTGTTAGTGTACacaaagttaaaagaaaaagaaagtttttgaacaagtCAAGTTAGCAGTTGCTTTTTCCAAGAAGTGTTGATCTgtgaatgtgacgtaacatggaggacagttaaggttgAACACTACTGTCTTCTGGCAAGAACTATACACGCGAGATCTCTCGTTTCCCGcttttgaatgaataaatgaatgaatgaatgatgtttattattgtgtcatGCATACATGTATGCCCAGCCCACATGGGCTCATaggacaccaaaaaaaaaaaaaaagaaccaaacCAGATCAAGAGCACAACTGGATCAGCACAATAACACCAGCACatcaaaaattaaaaactgtgCAACTAAAGATCTTTGACTTCTCTGTAAACGTGATGTAACATATAATTCAGGtccaaaattagatttaatctGCATATATGTCCTTAATTTTGGTTTTAAtaggacattttcaaaccaTTTCTCTTCAAATTTCAAAAGAAGCTTATCTTTAATGATGTTAACACTACAGCACAATTTATTCCTATGAAAATACACCATATCCATCTCCTCAAAAATAGAGTAAATTTCTTTTGACCatgtaaatacttttttattcattctatCCTCTGCCTTTTTGTTTAGTCGATTCCACAATcaaatcatttcacattttcgcTGTACACATCCTGGAATCCAGCCCATATCTCCTTCTATTGCTGGAATTGGCGCAAATTTATGTACACCCAAAAAATATCTTATAGCTCTATTCTGTATAGTATCTATAACTTTGGACTCTTTAAATCCCCATACTCCTGCAGCATAATTCAGTATGGGAGAGACGCATGCATTATACAGTTGAGTATATGTAAAGTAACCCAAATCATTACAAACTCTCATTTTATTAATAACTGATCCCAAAGCTCTCCCAGCTGAATCAGCAAGGCACCTAAAACCAGTTTCAAATGTCATAAAACCATACAGAAGGAAACCTAAATATTTATATGAGCTAACATATTCCAAGGGAACTGAATCAAAATAGAATGTTTGTTTACTTCTTTCCATGCCTTTGTTTCTGAAATGCATTATCTGTGTTTTGCTCTTATTTATCACTAATCTCCATTTATGACACCAGGAGCTAACCAAATTTAGCATATTTTGTAAATCAGACTCAGATTCTGCCAGTAAAATAATATCATCCGCATATAATAAAATACCTAAATAAATGTCATCCAAACATACACccagattatttttcttaatcTGTAGAGCTAAATCATtcacaaacaatgcaaaaagtGTTGGAGAAAGAATATCACCTTGTTTCATCAGTATACATATCATTGATCTCAACACAAGCAACTGGGCTTCCATACAGACTCTGAATAGCTTTGTAGAATCTACCATCCACCCCTACTTCCATCAGTTTAAAGGCAAGTAAATCTCTATTAATCCAATCAAATGCCTTTtggaaatcaacaaaacatgagAAAGTGGGTTTACCTGTGGCGATTCTAGCTCTGATGATAGTTGACACTGAATGAATATAGTCAATACAGGCACGACACTTTCTAAACCCATTCTGCTCATCAACAAGACACTGTTTCATTTCCAAATATCGAGTAAGCCTGTAATTCAGTATATTAGAATATACCTTATAAACTGTACTTAGGAGACTGATGCCTCTGTAATTAAGAGGTATTCTGGGATCATTCTTTACTGACATTGGAATAGGTTTTATGATATATTTATACCATGGTGATGGAATTATACCATACTCAAAACATGTCTGAAACAGGCAAAAGAGGACTTCAAGGAGAAATGGAGATTTCAGGGCTTCATTTGGGATGCCTTCTATGCCAggtgttttcttcagttttactttgtcCAAAGCTTTTTTATCTTCTTCCATAGTAATATTCcgattcaaaaatgtatttacactaTAGCCTGGCATATCCATAGCCAACTCCATCATACAATTTGAATCACAAACATTACTTAAGAACAGGTCATCAAAACCAGGCGGAATAAGATgtccagaaaatgtatttgcaaaatctgttttccatttctcaAGCACaagctctttttttattttcagtgtcacCATTATCTCATAAGATCTCCATTGggattttctttaatttcttaGGACctaatttattaatttctttccAAAATTGTTGTGGATTGTTACTTTGCAATCGGTCTAGCTGTAATGCTTGTCCTCTTATAAACTGTCTTTTATAAAATCTAACTCTCTTATCAAAGTTAGACTGAGTCTGTTTGTAGTGATCTTTAAGTTGCTTTCTAATAGCTGgatctttacatttaaaaaattccctctcagtctgtctcttgTCATTCAGAAGTTTTTTGAGTTCTGCATTCCAATATGGTTTATTCCTACCCactttgaaatgtattcctCCCTGGCCAGATAAAGATTTTCttgataaattattattaatttccCTATCCATTATATCACAAAATAATCCATACCAGTTATCAATATTACTTTGCGTTATCACCCGACCTTCTAGGTTACCCATAAGTTCCAGCAGAGCCATACGACACATATTGGATTAAAGAAAGTTGTCTGGAAATATTCTAGGTcgtcttttaaataaattaatcccAGAATCATTTTCAGAAGAACAAAACTCAATAGCAGCATTaattttaaacttaaacattaACAGTGAATGGTCCGGTAGCCTACTTTTTTCTCCGATAAGGTCAATACAAACAGGGTTGTTGCTCAAAATCTCAGATGGAGTTTTCACTTTTAAATCAATACAAGTCTCCAAACAATCGTGAGGGGTTATTATATAGTCCACCACTGCTCTACCTCTTGATGATATAGATGTAAAATTGTCAGTATCAGGATTTATTCTACCATTTAGGACACAGCATTTACAATCCCTGAGAAATTCAAGGAGTGATTCCCTGTGACTGTTCATGCTTAGGTCTATGGCCACTCGAGGTGGGACATTATCAATATCCCCAATACAGTCATCTTTATTTGAAATACGACTGTTAAAGTCTccacataaataaatgacatcagCTTCCAAGGAGTAAACCTGGGCCAGCAGATGAGTAAAAAAAGTCACTGAGTCCCGTCCTCTTGTAGATCCCTCTGGTGGCAGATAGCAGGAAAAGATAACTAGACAATACTGCAGCTCCCGATGCTCCAAACGTACTCCAATTATATCGTCCATAGACTTGTCCACTACTTGTATTCTAAAATAATCCAGCAAATAGTTCTTAACTAAAATGCCAACTCCTCCTGATGCTTTTTTAGCTCTTTTATGCAACATGCTGTTGTGACCAAACCAGGAGTAACCTTCAAAGTCAATCTTGTCATCCTGtcgtaaattttttttttttttgtattgtttcttaattaatttattaactaTGTGTTACTAAAATCTCTGGGAGAAGAATCTCTCTCTCCTAGGTTGCAAGGTGCATATCAGGTGCTACTGGTCACACGGAGGGCAAAGAAGAATGATCCATGCATCCACATGCCAGCTGGCTCCTTCATCGGAGGGGGCGAGGCCCAAAGAGAGGGCTGAAAagcctcctccttcttctcctgctgATCAGACTCTGCCAAGAGGCGGAGCAAGGCGACCCTGGGCTCCaggtcaggagacagagagtgaggaaaCAGAGTCTCACAGCGAGTACGAGGGCTTTTGTAGTCAATCCATTGAGCAGGGTGCCAATCCAGCaccacatgtgaaaacaaatggCACCGAGATAACGATCCCGGAATACAGAGAGGATGTAAGATGCACATTTGCTTAAGAATCAAATCTGTGCagtgttttatatgtgtgttGGAAATAATCACATGACATGATCAAAAATTTCATATTTGCCAAGACTGATGTGTGTTCTCTTTGTTTACCAAGATTTGAAGGAGTAGTTTTATGTGTCACCCTCAACAACGTTTGTCTAAGAGCAGAACCAGAAACACGATGCAGGTAAGGGTTTTCCCTCATTGTTATCTGAGGTTTACTTGATGTTCTGTCCAGATAGATTAGTTACTGCAAGAAGTCTTTTTGTTCCATTTCTCTTCAAATTGGAAGTGGGATTTTTGGCTTCTTGTCAGGAGGCCTGTATGTCTCAGGACCTTTGCCCGTTATTCCTTCAATACTCTTAGTGTTACAAGTCTGAATCTTCATAGGCGTAATTGTATTTACTCCAATGAAGATCCAGTTGGGCTCGGAGGAACAACTCCCGCTGGGACACACTATTCGATTACATGGGTGATACTTTTCCAAAAGAGTGTCTATATGTTTTTTGACACATACCATAATTTCTGTATGCTGAGCTGcgtgaacattttaaaatgtaactgaTTCTGTATTTAATGTGAATGTAAGTGCATGCAGTTATTACTG containing:
- the LOC115589123 gene encoding galactose-specific lectin nattectin-like isoform X1, which codes for MGALHVYVRSEAEHLPLIQPDSMPPMFSSLLNLFSVTSSIAELMPSCPPGWTSYSIRCFLYVPSTMTWANAEKYCQSQGGNLASVHSFDEQHVIQTMIQRQTSGYPLAWLGGCDAAQEGTWFWSDGTPFSYNYWATGQPDNRANANCLLMNFGDEKKFDDQPCNYIKPFVCAKKL
- the LOC115589123 gene encoding type-2 ice-structuring protein-like isoform X3, with translation MLTVSLLVCAMMALTRAAEGETDLNSGPEVTSSIAELMPSCPPGWTSYSIRCFLYVPSTMTWANAEKYCQSQGGNLASVHSFDEQHVIQTMIQRQTSGYPLAWLGGCDAAQEGTWFWSDGTPFSYNYWATGQPDNRANANCLLMNFGDEKKFDDQPCNYIKPFVCAKKL
- the LOC115589123 gene encoding type-2 ice-structuring protein-like isoform X2, translated to MLTVSLLVCAMMALTRAAADPEGETDLNSGPEVTSSIAELMPSCPPGWTSYSIRCFLYVPSTMTWANAEKYCQSQGGNLASVHSFDEQHVIQTMIQRQTSGYPLAWLGGCDAAQEGTWFWSDGTPFSYNYWATGQPDNRANANCLLMNFGDEKKFDDQPCNYIKPFVCAKKL